The proteins below come from a single Candidatus Methylomirabilota bacterium genomic window:
- a CDS encoding caspase family protein: MPGALLALLTILPLTLLGSPASAQAPRAERPTYSVGDKWIRSDGAYDLIRIENGRYVFAADGGREVHLTRDLGIARIVRGGQVVLELEPPASPTWPLEVGQWGVSWLTLKSLDPQYGQSLARLSWKVDAYEDVRVPAGTFKAYRIVQVLEPRFLAASPQARRVELAFWYAPAIQQLVRADGNDLSGFAFQAVALDKPTATPLVVAVMDPKDESRVTGERATLTGKITGGAGTLRIAVTLNGAEIAQKQESSVPGKDVPLSVPVKLAPGKNTLIVTVTDGSGASRQEGRVLFYDKPAPAIAAAPSAAPAPAPARPAPPGVPGPPPASATSPAPAPAPVAPAPTPPAAAPPAARPPAVAAPVPAPPVSAAPAETGAEPKPQPEPSRAPAPATPAPPTPPSAAAAPASPSPPAMPTPPSGGTAPPRAPAAPAAAPAAVTPTLPSAPPPPAVAARPPDTSRSVPAFRIAISTPANQARVNQDSLTFAAVVNGGTGVRQVLVTANGVELWKQENRTQQSSMAVNLPVKLVEGQNTLVVTASETDGTMHQEMRTIHLEKLVPLAVDVRYPEDRSRVADEASVVAAVARSSKGVSRITVSLNGTEVHQQEERSPQKSVAVSAPLTLRDGPNAIVITALEPDGTARQEVRTVILDRPKPVAPLAAPAPPAPPAPPPSTQWAVVIGVGGYESPAVPKLRYPVADADAVYQTLLASGGFKKENILLLTDRTERKPTLRNIKWALGTFLARSAHKDDLVVIYFAGHGASEVDQRGMERDGLSKYLVPIDADPDDLYSSALPMDEMQNVLQRIEAERVTVFLDACYSGAAGGRTFASTKTRGVNVDDIFLDRLTRSKGRAIVTASRPSEVSIELADLGHGVFTYYLVRGLQGYADLNRDGIVSLQEIYEYLAQEVSKKSRAVGGNQHPMLKGELEGILPLTKTGKRN, translated from the coding sequence ATGCCGGGCGCGCTCCTCGCCCTCCTGACGATCCTTCCCCTGACGTTGCTGGGGAGCCCCGCGTCGGCCCAGGCACCCAGGGCGGAGCGTCCCACCTACTCGGTCGGCGACAAGTGGATCCGCAGCGACGGCGCCTACGACCTCATCCGGATCGAGAACGGCCGCTACGTGTTCGCGGCCGACGGCGGGCGCGAGGTGCATCTCACCCGCGATCTCGGCATCGCCCGCATCGTACGGGGCGGACAGGTCGTGCTGGAGCTGGAGCCGCCGGCGTCGCCCACGTGGCCGCTCGAGGTCGGCCAGTGGGGCGTGAGCTGGCTCACCCTCAAGAGTCTGGACCCGCAGTACGGGCAGAGCCTCGCGCGCCTCTCCTGGAAGGTCGACGCCTACGAGGACGTGCGCGTGCCCGCGGGCACGTTCAAGGCCTACCGCATCGTGCAGGTGCTGGAGCCGCGCTTTCTCGCCGCGTCACCTCAGGCCCGCCGGGTGGAGCTGGCGTTCTGGTACGCGCCGGCCATCCAGCAGCTCGTCCGCGCCGACGGCAACGACCTGAGCGGCTTCGCCTTCCAGGCGGTGGCGCTCGACAAGCCGACCGCCACCCCGTTGGTGGTGGCCGTCATGGACCCGAAGGACGAGAGCCGCGTGACCGGGGAGCGCGCGACGCTGACCGGCAAGATCACGGGAGGCGCGGGCACGCTGCGGATCGCGGTCACGCTCAACGGCGCCGAGATCGCGCAGAAGCAGGAATCGAGCGTGCCCGGCAAGGACGTGCCGTTGAGCGTGCCGGTCAAGCTCGCGCCCGGCAAGAACACGCTGATCGTCACCGTGACGGACGGCTCCGGTGCCTCGCGGCAGGAAGGCCGCGTGCTGTTCTATGACAAGCCCGCTCCGGCCATCGCCGCCGCGCCGTCGGCTGCGCCAGCGCCGGCGCCCGCTCGACCGGCGCCGCCAGGCGTGCCGGGCCCGCCGCCGGCCTCGGCAACATCCCCGGCGCCTGCGCCCGCTCCGGTGGCGCCTGCGCCAACACCGCCCGCCGCCGCGCCGCCCGCCGCCAGACCACCGGCCGTGGCCGCGCCGGTACCCGCGCCGCCGGTCTCCGCGGCGCCTGCCGAGACCGGCGCGGAGCCGAAGCCCCAGCCGGAGCCTTCGCGCGCGCCCGCCCCGGCCACGCCCGCTCCGCCGACTCCTCCGTCAGCGGCCGCTGCGCCGGCCAGCCCGTCGCCACCGGCTATGCCGACGCCACCGTCGGGCGGGACTGCGCCCCCGCGCGCACCCGCGGCTCCCGCCGCCGCCCCCGCCGCGGTGACGCCGACGCTGCCGTCGGCGCCTCCCCCGCCCGCGGTGGCCGCGCGGCCTCCCGACACATCCAGGAGCGTGCCGGCGTTCCGCATCGCGATCTCGACGCCGGCGAACCAGGCGCGCGTGAACCAGGACAGCCTGACGTTCGCGGCGGTGGTGAACGGCGGCACCGGCGTGCGGCAGGTGCTGGTCACCGCCAACGGCGTCGAGCTGTGGAAGCAGGAGAACCGGACCCAGCAGTCCTCGATGGCGGTGAACCTGCCCGTGAAGCTGGTCGAGGGGCAGAACACGCTCGTGGTCACCGCGTCGGAGACCGACGGGACGATGCACCAGGAGATGCGGACGATTCACCTCGAGAAGCTGGTGCCGCTCGCGGTGGACGTGCGCTACCCGGAGGACCGCTCGCGGGTCGCCGACGAGGCCAGCGTGGTCGCGGCGGTCGCGCGGTCGAGCAAGGGGGTCAGCCGCATCACCGTCTCCCTCAACGGCACCGAGGTCCACCAGCAGGAGGAGCGCAGCCCGCAGAAGTCGGTGGCGGTGAGCGCGCCGCTCACGCTGCGCGACGGCCCGAACGCCATCGTGATCACCGCGCTGGAGCCGGACGGCACCGCGCGGCAGGAAGTCCGCACCGTGATCCTGGATCGCCCCAAGCCGGTGGCTCCGCTCGCGGCGCCCGCTCCGCCCGCGCCACCGGCCCCGCCGCCCTCCACGCAGTGGGCGGTCGTCATCGGGGTGGGCGGCTACGAGAGCCCGGCGGTGCCGAAGCTGCGCTACCCGGTGGCGGACGCCGACGCGGTCTACCAGACGCTGCTGGCTTCCGGCGGCTTCAAGAAGGAGAACATCCTGCTGCTCACCGACAGGACCGAGCGCAAGCCCACCCTGCGCAACATCAAGTGGGCGCTCGGGACGTTCCTGGCCCGCTCGGCTCACAAGGACGACCTGGTCGTGATCTACTTCGCGGGCCACGGGGCGTCCGAGGTGGACCAGCGCGGCATGGAGCGCGACGGCCTCTCGAAGTACCTGGTGCCGATCGACGCCGACCCCGACGATCTCTACTCGAGCGCCCTGCCCATGGACGAGATGCAGAACGTGCTCCAGCGGATCGAGGCCGAGCGGGTCACCGTCTTCCTCGACGCCTGCTACAGCGGGGCCGCGGGCGGACGCACCTTCGCCTCGACCAAGACGCGCGGGGTCAATGTGGACGACATCTTCCTCGACCGCCTCACCCGCTCGAAGGGCCGCGCCATCGTGACCGCGTCGCGTCCGTCCGAGGTCTCCATCGAGCTGGCCGACCTGGGCCACGGCGTCTTCACCTACTACCTGGTGCGCGGGCTGCAGGGCTACGCTGATCTCAACCGCGACGGCATCGTGTCGCTGCAAGAGATCTACGAGTACCTCGCCCAGGAGGTCAGCAAGAAGTCGCGCGCGGTGGGCGGCAACCAGCATCCGATGCTCAAGGGTGAGCTGGAGGGCATCCTCCCGCTCACGAAGACCGGGAAGCGCAATTAG
- a CDS encoding beta-propeller fold lactonase family protein, which translates to MPSIHSAIRRRSAIVTACVLALSGCATETQTAKEAADESPRARVFVANESSNSVTVIDGDSYQVVGTVDARNHATHDLAVSRDGRWLFATNLASGRLSAINTRALETVASIATGDRAHVVTLTNDNRQAWVANIGDNTISIVDTTSFRILGTIGVGKGPTGLTFSRDGRFAYVSNQGDKTVEIIDTASLKVIKAIPVGTNPHFLVLGPDGRIWGTNTGGTDIYVIDPATQDKIASLNVGPAPQQIAFGFKGLQGPNAYVTVAGLNRVVVVSADPKNLRILEQIDVGQRPNGISGNREGTRLFVVHEVSNDLKVIDTGSSSVLATVPVGRKPIRVVFHGN; encoded by the coding sequence ATGCCGTCGATCCATTCAGCCATCCGGAGACGCTCCGCCATCGTCACCGCCTGCGTTCTCGCCCTCTCCGGCTGCGCGACGGAGACGCAGACCGCGAAGGAGGCCGCCGACGAGTCGCCCCGCGCGCGCGTCTTCGTGGCCAACGAGAGCTCGAACTCGGTGACGGTCATCGACGGCGACAGCTACCAGGTCGTCGGCACGGTGGACGCGCGCAACCACGCCACCCACGACCTGGCCGTCTCCCGCGACGGACGCTGGCTCTTCGCCACCAACCTGGCCTCCGGCCGGTTGTCGGCCATCAACACGCGCGCGCTCGAGACGGTGGCGTCGATCGCCACCGGCGATCGGGCGCACGTGGTGACGCTCACCAACGACAACCGCCAGGCCTGGGTCGCCAACATCGGCGACAACACGATCTCGATCGTGGACACCACGAGCTTCCGCATCCTCGGCACCATCGGGGTGGGGAAGGGGCCGACCGGGCTGACGTTCTCGCGCGACGGACGCTTCGCGTACGTGAGCAATCAGGGCGACAAGACGGTGGAGATCATCGACACCGCCTCGCTGAAGGTGATCAAGGCGATCCCGGTGGGCACGAATCCGCATTTCCTGGTCCTCGGCCCCGACGGGCGCATCTGGGGCACCAACACCGGGGGCACCGACATCTACGTCATCGATCCCGCCACCCAGGACAAGATCGCGTCGCTCAACGTCGGTCCCGCGCCGCAGCAGATCGCGTTCGGCTTCAAGGGCCTCCAGGGCCCGAACGCCTACGTCACCGTCGCCGGACTGAACCGGGTGGTGGTGGTGAGTGCCGACCCGAAGAATCTGAGAATCCTCGAGCAGATCGACGTCGGTCAGCGCCCGAACGGGATCTCGGGCAACCGGGAAGGCACGCGCCTCTTCGTGGTCCACGAGGTCTCGAACGACCTGAAGGTGATCGACACCGGCAGCAGCTCGGTGCTGGCCACCGTGCCGGTCGGCCGCAAGCCCATCCGCGTCGTCTTTCACGGGAACTGA
- a CDS encoding FecR family protein — MGRIASGSLAAALAWAAWSLAPSDAVAQGVPVGTAQNAVGTLVVVRTDGIEHRLQGRGSLPLFEGDVLRTEPGSQAMVQLRPGAPVALNEKTSLKILSRWEKAAGTIRILRVSQGEVWAKGGSGPGALEIETPAAVATVRDAEVDVKVAEDGQSALTVVSGSAEFGTPFGVCAVKSGTASVGARGAACTAPQPANAAAAVGWKQAVSQ; from the coding sequence GTGGGCCGCATCGCATCCGGGAGTCTCGCGGCCGCGCTGGCGTGGGCCGCGTGGTCGCTGGCGCCGTCCGACGCGGTCGCGCAGGGCGTGCCGGTGGGCACCGCGCAGAATGCGGTGGGCACGCTGGTGGTGGTGAGGACCGACGGCATCGAGCATCGGTTGCAGGGGCGCGGCTCGCTGCCGCTCTTCGAGGGCGACGTGCTCCGCACCGAGCCGGGCAGCCAGGCCATGGTGCAGCTGCGTCCGGGCGCGCCGGTGGCGCTCAACGAGAAGACCTCGCTGAAGATCCTTTCGCGCTGGGAGAAGGCGGCGGGGACGATCCGCATTTTGCGCGTGAGTCAGGGCGAGGTGTGGGCCAAGGGGGGCAGCGGCCCGGGCGCGCTGGAGATCGAGACACCGGCCGCGGTCGCGACGGTGCGCGACGCCGAGGTCGACGTGAAGGTGGCGGAGGACGGACAGAGCGCGCTCACGGTGGTGAGCGGCAGCGCCGAGTTCGGGACGCCGTTCGGGGTCTGCGCGGTGAAGAGCGGCACCGCCAGCGTGGGCGCCCGGGGAGCGGCCTGCACCGCGCCGCAGCCCGCCAACGCGGCGGCCGCGGTGGGATGGAAGCAGGCGGTCAGTCAGTGA